In Aquimarina sp. TRL1, a single window of DNA contains:
- a CDS encoding sigma-70 family RNA polymerase sigma factor: MSTTQIWNTYKDEISSFIRRKVNDTHVAEDLIQETFIKVHLKIGKVKDKTKIRAWIYAIARNGIYDFFKKQALPVPIDTVQLAEEVTIHEHTEKDCLPGIIRTLPERYKKVVYLSDIKGMKAKEIATILNSPLSTIKSKIQRGRELVKKGFIDCCDYQVNKEGKLIGERKHKNECKVCME; encoded by the coding sequence ATGAGTACAACACAAATTTGGAATACATATAAAGATGAAATTTCCTCTTTTATAAGAAGAAAGGTAAATGATACTCATGTTGCCGAAGATTTAATTCAGGAGACATTTATAAAAGTACATTTGAAAATTGGAAAGGTAAAAGATAAGACAAAAATCAGAGCCTGGATATATGCGATTGCAAGAAATGGGATATATGATTTCTTTAAAAAACAAGCCCTGCCTGTACCTATAGATACTGTACAATTAGCAGAAGAAGTAACAATACATGAGCATACCGAAAAAGACTGTCTGCCCGGAATAATACGTACCTTACCAGAACGATATAAAAAAGTTGTATATCTGTCTGATATAAAAGGAATGAAAGCTAAAGAAATTGCTACAATACTAAACAGCCCTTTATCGACGATAAAATCAAAAATTCAAAGAGGTAGAGAATTGGTAAAAAAAGGATTTATTGATTGTTGTGATTATCAGGTCAATAAAGAAGGTAAATTAATAGGAGAGAGAAAGCATAAAAACGAATGCAAAGTCTGCATGGAATAA
- a CDS encoding MFS transporter → MKKLLQNYMDSFSGLSKEVWWLALITLINRTGAMVIPFLSLYLTDSLCFSLEQVGWIMTSYGLGSLFGAWLGGKLSDLIGYYKIILTSLFLTGISFIIIQYFTSFWSICISFFILIAIADTARPAFFVALSAYSKPENKTRSLTFIRLAINLGFAMGPALGGIIIATIGYQGLFWVDGITCIIAGLIMIKTLHPKVAKVLDKEKVIENPISPYKDTTYIIFLIALALFGFIFVQYFSTIPLYYKEVHLLSEKTIGLILALNGALIFVCEMPLIAYLEKTKFTQVQSVMNGFILTGISFILLLVSPWFGILIIGMVIATLGEMIAFPFGNAFALKRSKKGRQGAYMGLYSMSFSLAHIFGHNTGMQLIESYGYDNGWIFMGVLALIGSVLLVIVRKREHNEKSIPRA, encoded by the coding sequence TTGAAAAAATTACTACAAAACTACATGGATTCTTTTTCCGGGCTATCAAAAGAAGTATGGTGGCTGGCATTGATTACATTAATCAACAGAACCGGGGCTATGGTGATTCCGTTTTTATCATTATATCTTACGGACAGCCTTTGTTTTTCCCTGGAACAGGTAGGGTGGATCATGACTAGTTACGGTTTAGGATCTCTATTTGGAGCTTGGTTAGGAGGAAAACTAAGTGACTTAATCGGGTATTACAAAATTATCCTTACATCTTTATTCCTGACGGGAATTTCATTTATTATCATTCAGTACTTTACTTCTTTTTGGAGTATCTGTATCAGCTTTTTTATACTTATAGCGATTGCTGATACTGCTCGTCCGGCATTTTTTGTTGCCTTAAGTGCATATAGTAAACCTGAAAACAAAACCCGATCTTTAACCTTTATCCGTCTCGCCATAAATCTGGGATTCGCAATGGGTCCGGCTCTGGGAGGAATTATTATTGCGACTATCGGATATCAGGGGCTTTTCTGGGTTGATGGGATTACCTGTATCATCGCGGGATTAATTATGATTAAAACATTGCACCCCAAGGTTGCAAAAGTATTAGATAAAGAAAAGGTAATTGAGAACCCTATCTCTCCTTATAAGGATACTACTTATATCATTTTCCTTATCGCACTGGCATTGTTTGGATTTATTTTTGTCCAGTATTTCTCGACAATTCCTCTGTATTACAAAGAAGTACACTTACTATCAGAAAAGACAATCGGGCTTATTCTCGCATTAAATGGTGCTTTAATTTTTGTGTGTGAGATGCCACTAATTGCTTACCTGGAGAAAACAAAATTCACACAGGTACAAAGCGTAATGAATGGTTTTATTCTTACAGGAATTAGCTTTATTCTACTATTAGTATCTCCATGGTTTGGCATACTTATCATAGGAATGGTTATTGCGACTTTGGGGGAAATGATTGCATTTCCTTTTGGGAATGCCTTTGCTCTAAAGCGTTCTAAAAAAGGACGTCAGGGGGCTTATATGGGGCTCTATAGTATGTCTTTTTCTTTAGCACATATCTTTGGACATAATACGGGTATGCAGCTTATAGAATCATATGGATATGATAATGGTTGGATATTTATGGGAGTACTTGCTTTAATAGGTTCAGTACTATTAGTAATTGTACGTAAAAGAGAACATAATGAAAAAAGCATTCCTAGGGCTTAG
- a CDS encoding DUF1684 domain-containing protein, translated as MYRIFYGLIILFFNGIAQQSTVVEDVLKFQSALNEKFASEEMSPLPSEDFENFKNLDFFKIDPSFSVQATFVRTPYETPFVMKTTTNREPIYVKYGEVHFQLEDKEYILNVYQNQMLVTQEAYKDYLFLPYTDMTNGKTTYEGGRFIDLKIPEGNELILDFNKSYNPYCCYNDRYSCPVPPVENHLEIEIPVGVKKYLRSEEH; from the coding sequence GTGTACAGAATTTTTTACGGGCTTATTATTCTCTTTTTTAATGGAATAGCACAGCAATCAACTGTGGTTGAGGATGTGCTGAAATTTCAGTCAGCGTTGAATGAAAAATTTGCGTCAGAAGAAATGTCACCGTTGCCATCTGAAGATTTTGAAAATTTTAAGAATCTGGATTTTTTCAAAATTGATCCTTCCTTTTCTGTACAAGCCACATTTGTCCGAACTCCCTATGAAACTCCCTTTGTAATGAAGACCACCACCAATAGGGAACCGATTTATGTAAAATATGGAGAAGTGCATTTTCAATTAGAAGATAAAGAATACATATTAAATGTATATCAGAATCAAATGCTGGTTACTCAGGAAGCATATAAAGATTATTTATTTCTTCCATATACGGATATGACCAATGGAAAAACTACCTATGAAGGCGGACGTTTTATCGATTTGAAAATTCCAGAAGGAAATGAACTGATATTGGATTTTAATAAATCGTATAATCCGTATTGTTGTTATAACGATAGGTATTCCTGTCCTGTTCCTCCCGTAGAAAACCATCTGGAGATAGAGATTCCAGTAGGAGTTAAGAAATATCTTCGCTCAGAAGAGCACTAA
- the crcB gene encoding fluoride efflux transporter CrcB: MKQLLLVFIGGGSGSIARYLLGKLLNTSSSPIPYGTWTANVLGCFFIGCILGYLLKNNPVASQSIALLLATGFCGGFTTFSSFAYENQVFLKNGDITSFALYTFGSVILGMAAVFAGILIAKFF, encoded by the coding sequence ATGAAACAATTACTATTGGTATTTATTGGAGGAGGAAGTGGTAGTATTGCCCGATATTTATTAGGGAAACTTCTAAATACATCTTCATCACCAATTCCCTATGGAACATGGACAGCAAATGTTTTAGGCTGTTTTTTTATCGGATGTATTCTAGGGTATTTATTAAAAAACAACCCTGTTGCTTCTCAAAGCATCGCTTTACTATTGGCTACTGGTTTTTGTGGTGGTTTTACTACTTTTTCTTCTTTTGCCTATGAGAATCAGGTATTTTTAAAAAATGGGGATATTACATCTTTCGCACTCTATACGTTCGGATCTGTCATCCTGGGAATGGCTGCAGTATTTGCTGGTATATTGATCGCCAAATTCTTTTAG
- a CDS encoding GyrI-like domain-containing protein: protein MKIIKYLFFLLLLIVIGGSVYIATIDGEYQIEESRIIDAPDELIFNTVNEYKTWEKWGPWMDMSDDLIMSYPNQTSGENASYSWKSETQGDGSMKTVKIAPFSSIDQKITFITPFGESGSDVYWKFEKIAPKKTKVSWGIKGEQSFMEKAFWVTQDSTLSANIRPMYKRGLEKLEAYMQKQMDVYTINVDGVTEHNGGYYMYSATASSITGIVPKIQELSQAVKTYIRENEIPQTGMPFTLYNEYNKEQGTAIFSVGIPTRDQVVVPNESTVLCNSLPQQKVTKITLTGDYKNLKEAWEAGLTYMAENNLEMNEESPAFEVYRINPDLNPNPAAWVTEIYIPVK, encoded by the coding sequence ATGAAAATTATTAAATATCTATTCTTTCTTCTACTTCTTATAGTTATAGGAGGTTCTGTATATATCGCTACTATTGACGGGGAATATCAAATAGAAGAAAGTAGAATAATAGATGCTCCTGATGAATTAATCTTCAATACGGTTAATGAATATAAGACCTGGGAAAAATGGGGACCCTGGATGGACATGTCTGATGATCTGATCATGAGCTACCCCAATCAAACTAGTGGAGAGAATGCTTCATATAGCTGGAAAAGTGAAACTCAGGGAGACGGAAGTATGAAAACTGTAAAGATAGCTCCTTTCTCCAGTATCGATCAAAAAATAACCTTTATTACTCCTTTTGGAGAATCCGGAAGTGATGTTTATTGGAAATTCGAAAAAATTGCTCCTAAAAAAACTAAGGTATCATGGGGTATTAAAGGAGAACAATCCTTTATGGAAAAAGCTTTTTGGGTAACTCAGGATAGTACCCTATCTGCCAATATTCGTCCTATGTATAAAAGGGGGCTAGAAAAATTAGAGGCCTATATGCAAAAGCAAATGGATGTATATACCATTAATGTAGATGGAGTTACAGAGCATAATGGTGGGTATTATATGTATAGTGCTACAGCTTCTTCTATTACCGGAATTGTCCCTAAAATACAGGAGTTATCACAAGCGGTAAAAACCTATATTCGAGAAAATGAAATTCCACAAACCGGAATGCCATTTACCCTCTACAATGAGTATAATAAAGAACAAGGAACAGCTATATTTTCTGTTGGAATACCAACAAGAGATCAGGTAGTTGTTCCTAATGAAAGTACAGTACTATGCAATTCTTTACCTCAGCAAAAGGTAACAAAAATAACCTTGACAGGAGATTATAAAAACCTAAAAGAAGCCTGGGAAGCCGGTCTTACCTACATGGCAGAAAACAATCTCGAGATGAATGAAGAGTCTCCTGCTTTTGAGGTATACCGAATTAACCCGGATCTAAATCCAAACCCTGCTGCATGGGTTACCGAGATCTATATCCCGGTTAAGTAA
- a CDS encoding dihydrofolate reductase — protein MKLTKILFSVAIGSALIACKNDPNTKATEAVAEPEVKKEEVVEDKFNYVVEQVADLKILRYQIPGWDKLSLKEQKLVYYLTQAGLSGRDIMWDQNYRYNLSIRKALENIYTTYAGDKSTEEWSAFETYLKRVWFSNGIHHHYSNDKIKPEFTKEYLTGLLTETKTTLVKEAVDVIFNDADNKKVNQAKDVDNVAISAVNFYGPGVTNDDVVSFYKKMKSPNPDKPLSYGLNSKLVKENGTLKELVYKSGGLYGTAIDKIIFWLEKAQGVAENKAQGDALGLLIKYYQTGDLQTWDDYNVAWTAATEGNIDYINSFIEVYNDPLGYRGSYESIIQIKDFDMSEKMAVLSDNAQWFEDNSPLMDAHKKEKVVGVSYKVVAVAGEAGDASPSTPIGVNLPNANWIRAAVGSKSVSLGNIIHAYNNAGGSGRLKEFVHDEEEYKLEEEYGQLADKLHTALHEVIGHASGKLNPGVGETKETLKNYASTMEEGRADLVGLYYLMDPKLQELGLVTDWEKVGKAAYDGYIRNGLMTQLIRLNLGDDVEEAHMRNRQWVSAWAFEQGKKEGVIEKVTKDGKTYFDIKDYQKLREIFGRLLRETQRIKSEGDFKAAQELVEGYGVKVDQKIHAEVLKRNEQFTSAPYSGFVNPVLVPEKDENGEIVKINVTQPKDFVTQMLEYSKQYNFLPEVN, from the coding sequence ATGAAGCTTACCAAGATCTTATTTTCCGTAGCTATCGGTAGCGCGCTGATAGCTTGTAAGAATGATCCTAATACTAAAGCAACAGAGGCTGTCGCTGAACCAGAAGTAAAAAAAGAAGAAGTAGTTGAAGATAAATTTAACTACGTTGTAGAACAGGTTGCAGACCTGAAAATATTGAGATATCAAATTCCGGGATGGGATAAATTATCTCTTAAAGAGCAAAAATTAGTATACTATCTAACTCAGGCTGGTCTAAGCGGTAGAGATATTATGTGGGATCAGAATTATAGATATAATCTTTCTATTCGCAAGGCATTGGAAAATATCTATACAACTTATGCAGGAGATAAAAGTACTGAAGAGTGGAGTGCTTTTGAAACCTACCTGAAACGCGTTTGGTTTTCTAATGGAATCCATCATCATTATAGCAATGATAAGATAAAGCCAGAATTTACAAAAGAATACCTAACTGGATTATTGACAGAGACAAAGACGACCTTGGTAAAAGAGGCAGTTGATGTTATTTTTAACGATGCAGATAATAAAAAGGTAAATCAGGCAAAAGATGTAGATAATGTAGCGATTTCCGCGGTTAATTTTTATGGTCCGGGAGTAACTAATGATGATGTAGTTTCATTTTATAAGAAAATGAAATCTCCTAATCCAGATAAGCCATTGTCTTATGGGTTAAACTCAAAATTAGTGAAGGAAAACGGAACACTAAAAGAATTAGTGTATAAATCAGGAGGATTATATGGAACTGCAATAGATAAAATTATCTTCTGGTTAGAAAAAGCACAAGGAGTTGCAGAAAACAAAGCACAGGGGGATGCTCTGGGCTTGTTAATCAAGTATTATCAAACAGGAGATCTGCAAACATGGGATGATTATAATGTAGCTTGGACTGCGGCAACAGAAGGAAATATTGATTATATAAATAGTTTTATAGAGGTGTATAATGATCCATTAGGATATAGAGGTTCTTACGAGAGTATTATTCAGATCAAAGATTTTGATATGTCTGAGAAAATGGCAGTTTTATCAGATAATGCACAGTGGTTTGAAGATAATTCTCCTTTGATGGATGCGCATAAAAAAGAAAAAGTAGTAGGAGTATCTTATAAGGTAGTAGCGGTAGCAGGAGAAGCAGGAGATGCATCTCCAAGTACTCCAATAGGAGTAAACCTACCGAATGCGAACTGGATTAGAGCGGCTGTAGGATCTAAGTCTGTATCGTTAGGGAATATCATCCATGCTTATAATAATGCAGGAGGATCCGGAAGGTTAAAAGAGTTTGTTCATGACGAAGAAGAATACAAATTAGAAGAGGAGTATGGACAATTGGCAGATAAGTTGCATACGGCACTACATGAAGTAATAGGACATGCGTCAGGGAAACTAAACCCGGGAGTAGGAGAGACTAAAGAAACATTAAAGAATTATGCATCTACAATGGAAGAAGGTAGAGCAGATTTAGTAGGATTATACTATTTGATGGACCCAAAATTACAGGAATTAGGTCTGGTTACTGATTGGGAAAAAGTAGGAAAAGCAGCATATGATGGATATATCCGTAATGGGTTAATGACACAATTAATTCGATTGAATCTTGGGGATGATGTGGAAGAAGCACATATGCGAAACAGGCAGTGGGTAAGTGCCTGGGCATTCGAACAAGGCAAAAAAGAAGGGGTTATCGAAAAAGTAACCAAAGATGGGAAGACATATTTCGATATCAAAGATTATCAAAAACTTCGCGAGATATTCGGAAGATTACTAAGAGAGACACAGCGAATCAAATCCGAAGGAGATTTCAAAGCAGCTCAGGAGTTAGTAGAAGGATATGGAGTAAAAGTTGATCAGAAAATTCATGCCGAGGTGTTAAAACGCAATGAGCAATTCACTTCTGCACCGTATAGTGGATTTGTAAACCCGGTATTGGTTCCTGAAAAGGATGAAAATGGAGAAATCGTAAAGATTAATGTGACACAACCTAAGGATTTTGTGACACAAATGCTGGAATATAGTAAACAATATAACTTCTTACCAGAAGTGAACTAA
- a CDS encoding response regulator transcription factor: MITVAIAEDHQSLIDGVTLLLKYEEEISVIGMANDGEALLDIIRRKQPMVVLTDIRMPKIDGIAATSIIKKEYPHIKVIAFSMFDQEEAIRQMFEAGASGYLLKNSPLEEVLIAIQEVVKGNTYYDEAIDISSILPTTGHKTKKQLLSKSERQILTLIGQGKSSSEIAAIRFNSVSTIETHRKNIIRKLGLKGKGELLRYAIEKKYDFE; the protein is encoded by the coding sequence ATGATTACAGTTGCCATTGCAGAAGATCACCAATCACTTATCGACGGCGTTACTCTTCTATTGAAATATGAAGAGGAGATTAGCGTAATCGGTATGGCTAATGACGGAGAAGCATTATTAGACATTATCAGAAGGAAACAACCTATGGTTGTCCTGACCGATATTCGAATGCCAAAAATTGATGGTATTGCTGCTACTTCTATCATCAAAAAAGAATACCCTCATATAAAGGTTATTGCTTTTTCTATGTTTGATCAGGAAGAAGCCATACGACAAATGTTTGAGGCTGGTGCTTCTGGCTACCTCCTAAAAAACTCCCCTTTGGAAGAAGTATTAATCGCCATACAAGAGGTTGTCAAAGGAAACACCTATTATGATGAAGCTATTGACATCTCTTCTATTCTGCCAACAACAGGTCATAAAACTAAAAAACAATTACTTTCTAAAAGTGAGCGTCAAATTCTAACACTGATAGGGCAAGGGAAATCTTCTTCAGAGATTGCAGCGATTCGATTTAATTCCGTTTCTACAATTGAAACGCATCGCAAAAATATCATCCGGAAATTGGGTCTGAAAGGCAAGGGGGAATTACTCAGGTATGCGATCGAGAAAAAATACGACTTTGAGTAA